In Drosophila subpulchrella strain 33 F10 #4 breed RU33 chromosome 3R, RU_Dsub_v1.1 Primary Assembly, whole genome shotgun sequence, the following are encoded in one genomic region:
- the LOC119556777 gene encoding tensin-3, with translation MRSPYEESAAAADHKYQYQYTAANNNNNYYKNYNVNGNGQANGNGYISGGGSGSGNGNGNGNGIPYHARENSLPFSYGIAKTPTPLRKTPTPTRVDSFLDFDFGTTGNAGTGSSSDMIKPPTRLTSPLLVRKTLGNGGSPTSQTNTNTIANTYHYRSNSATPTTSTPLRDNFEQLLRERREKVYNEYRNIDRESSSSSSGERARVAPAPPQRQYYPSDSYGNGLKNGSNGNGTLYRKSPSNGNNNGQSSKYNYDFEFNLNLDDVKHEPLPEPTPYTTRNIHFEDLRLDQDVPDGVVNRRTMERNYHTINSLETTHKRQPLEQLGAVYGQNHMEETLTRTRRDLSASTSTSKSTSPLPLPLPAIAPAPASPIYATSTKRVSNPNTNGHQQMTTPSPTSRPETPAFPVTPRTPFGASSSSSSLSASATTQLPPEAIYQTGPRNGVPFAPQPLEVSADSVRFARSSAKFWYKANLTREDAIALLASAQPGTFLVRDSTTYKDSYGLVVRVAQPPAGSQELVRHFLIEPTKGGVHLKGCDDEPVFTSLSALVFEHSINQLALPCLLRLPDRDIVPPVRATTPAQQHLLAHGAATNVLWLFSCDTESLTGNEAIRKAIRQMYAQHPAPQPTEVHFKVSSQGITLTDNTRKKFFRKHYTADVISHCAIDPENQMWTGEGESDKKTIFAFVARRSHSSTDNQCHVFCDLSVSQPAAAIVSFANRTLPTEKLRNYVL, from the coding sequence ATGCGGTCGCCGTACGAAGAAAGCGCTGCTGCCGCCGACCACAAGTACCAATACCAATACACCGCGgccaataataacaataattacTATAAAAACTATAATGTGAATGGCAATGGGCAGGCGAATGGAAATGGGTATATAAGTGGAGGTGGAAGTGGCAGTGGaaatggcaatggcaatggAAATGGAATACCTTATCACGCGCGCGAGAATTCGCTGCCGTTTAGCTATGGGATAGCCAAAACACCAACGCCGCTGCGCAAAACACCAACGCCGACGCGTGTGGATAGTTTTCTAGATTTTGATTTTGGAACCACTGGGAATGCGGGAACTGGCAGTTCGAGCGATATGATAAAGCCCCCCACCCGGCTGACGAGCCCTTTGCTGGTGCGCAAAACGCTGGGCAATGGTGGCAGTCCCACCAGCCAGACGAACACCAATACCATTGCCAATACGTACCATTACAGGTCGAATAGCGCTACGCCGACAACTTCGACGCCGCTGAGAGATAATTTCGAGCAGCTGCTGCGGGAGCGACGCGAAAAGGTCTATAACGAATATAGGAACATAGACAGGGAGtcatcatcgtcgtcgtcgGGGGAGAGGGCTAGAGTGGCCCCCGCTCCACCCCAGAGGCAGTACTATCCCAGCGATTCATATGGCAATGGCCTGAAGAATGGAAGCAATGGCAACGGAACCCTATACCGAAAAAGTCCCTCGAATGGTAATAATAATGGTCAATCCAGCAAATACAACTATGATTTTGAGTTCAATTTGAATCTGGATGATGTCAAACATGAACCTTTACCAGAACCCACTCCCTATACCACGCGAAATATCCATTTTGAGGATCTGCGACTGGATCAGGATGTGCCAGATGGCGTGGTCAATCGCCGGACCATGGAACGCAATTATCACACAATTAACAGCTTGGAAACGACCCACAAACGCCAGCCGTTGGAGCAACTGGGCGCCGTTTATGGCCAGAACCACATGGAGGAGACACTCACGCGCACTCGTCGCGATCTCTCCGCATCCACATCGACATCCAAGTCCACCTCgccattgccattgccattgccGGCCATAGCTCCAGCTCCAGCATCGCCCATCTATGCCACCAGCACGAAGAGAGTGAGCAACCCAAATACCAATGGCCATCAGCAGATGACGACGCCTAGTCCCACCAGCAGGCCAGAAACGCCCGCCTTTCCGGTCACTCCGCGCACTCCTTTTGGGGCATCATCATCCTCCTCGTCTCtgtcggcgtcggcaacgacCCAGTTGCCCCCGGAGGCCATCTACCAAACAGGGCCACGAAATGGAGTACCATTTGCGCCGCAGCCGCTCGAGGTGTCCGCCGATTCCGTGAGATTTGCCCGGAGTTCGGCCAAATTCTGGTACAAGGCCAATCTTACACGCGAGGATGCCATCGCCCTGTTGGCCTCCGCCCAGCCGGGCACCTTCTTGGTGCGGGATTCCACCACGTACAAGGACTCCTATGGTTTGGTGGTGCGGGTGGCTCAGCCGCCTGCTGGCTCCCAGGAGCTGGTGCGTCACTTCCTCATCGAACCCACGAAGGGAGGAGTGCATCTGAAGGGCTGCGATGACGAGCCGGTGTTCACTTCACTGTCCGCGCTGGTCTTCGAGCATTCCATAAACCAGCTGGCCTTGCCCTGCCTGCTCCGGCTGCCCGATCGGGATATAGTGCCACCGGTGAGGGCCACCACGCCGGCCCAGCAGCATCTGCTTGCCCACGGGGCGGCCACCAATGTGCTGTGGCTCTTCTCCTGCGACACAGAATCGCTGACCGGGAATGAGGCCATCCGCAAGGCCATCCGGCAGATGTATGCCCAGCATCCAGCGCCGCAGCCCACGGAGGTCCACTTCAAGGTCTCCTCGCAGGGCATCACTCTTACGGATAATACTAGGAAGAAGTTCTTCCGCAAGCACTATACGGCGGATGTCATCTCGCACTGTGCCATCGATCCGGAGAACCAGATGTGGACCGGCGAGGGGGAGTCGGACAAGAAGACCATCTTCGCATTTGTGGCCAGGAGGTCGCACAGCTCCACGGACAACCAGTGCCATGTCTTCTGTGACCTGTCCGTCAGTCAGCCGGCGGCGGCGATTGTCTCCTTTGCCAATCGAACGCTGCCCACCGAAAAGCTGCGCAACTACGTCCTGTAg
- the LOC119563486 gene encoding uncharacterized protein DDB_G0283357 isoform X1 — protein sequence MLNSNASSGNLGNGNNNNNNNHGGSSRRPFSRNSSSNRSHRGGGGGLGGRMLYSPHPHPHAHVQQQQQQQQQQQGQQRSGNNNNNSLLPGHSPWCNVNLNGGNSNNNNNGGNINNNNSNNNVNNKDANPNCDVQTSNSSGTCIYNNSKAHHHHNNSNNNGHTQSHSHTNHPHAHSPHQSHHHHPHQQQPQMHTHHHPHSSPPQQNNSYRHSYPPHSPNSPPHSNGHTNSNTSNPSSQRPTQQPYGSSTSPQLANPNHNSYPSYYEMCPGSGGSGTQTHTYGSMSVSLVRLNPARLCLTLGPATPPPAQRVVSFSPRSHSNSSSNSNSSSSSNSRSSSDRDQYHYSPPPFGQNHHPNTSPHQYQYQYHPQHQYHPLHNPQQQTNRQSLPLTRTNSNSSNATTFNSTNPTTNSNPTDVVNVNSCTDIIPHGSSSSASASSMLPQQQHQINNASAPINSHSQGQGPGNSPNLGHNHQRGYNNGNNGINGNNNRGIGNGIGNGNANGPPDYMNYRRGLCPALSRDYPGGNGNGHGHNGRRYMSDHPNNPSSSMNGLLNSGHHQRNYNDRNLNNHFGNSDQGGPDHRDRAEGSSYNFMRNGGSGGGYGRNGSHYQHMAYGNNNGASTSSGGGPGLMGELPSGSGLSGSSLSLNNGPGGPNGLNSDSPSRKRRRISGRPQNGSQPQHRCPMTHMQQGSPPLRRPRLRDVATSTQQQQQQQQYGQQVHHPQQQQQQQQPPSNYHPMHHHQPQPHYVPQQQVPPPHVQRSPWDLGGGSGGSTGGATSSSSVGPILQQVQAPPQPPSHQQAVGYPPAPPQPTSLMVDLNLNQVPVSLQLRPSEPFWASFCTYPIPAQARLAPCHLHGVYTQPFPTAPPPGLAAPPLQQQHQPLIQAQQMIAQATLTAQQQQRDVVAIATANLGPIEAPGAHGHPHAHPHAHPHAHQLPPGIHITPLSGAAAAAATHHLHSTAAAAAAVAAQASAQMSAGPQQIIISSDRRTFPPHRRIPRFWPANHGHRHVLPPQSLAAHQAPVQIQATSGIINPGFLLNFLAMFPLSPYNQHDLSSGDTNETENYEALLSLAERLGEAKPRGLTRNEIDQLPSYKFNPEVHNGDQSSCVVCMCDFELRQLLRVLPCSHEFHAKCVDKWLRSNRTCPICRGNASDYFDGADQQQQAQAQAASGATAALSGTSGGNGGVAGTSAAASNTANPQQSQAA from the exons atgcTCAACTCGAATGCCAGCAGTGGCAACTTGggcaacggcaacaacaacaacaacaacaatcatGGGGGCAGCAGCCGGCGACCTTTTTCCCGCAACTCCTCGTCGAACCGCTCGCATCGCGGCGGAGGGGGCGGATTGGGAGGTCGTATGCTCTACTCGCCACACCCACATCCGCACGCCCAcgtccagcagcagcagcagcaacaacaacagcaacagggGCAGCAGCGCtccggcaacaacaacaacaacagcctTTTACCTGGCCACAGTCCCTGGTGCAACGTCAATTTGAACggcggcaacagcaacaacaacaacaacggtggcaacatcaacaacaacaacagcaacaacaatgtcAATAACAAAGATGCAAACCCAAATTG CGATGTACAAACAAGTAATTCTAGCGGAACTTGTATTTATAACAATAGCAAAGCGCATCATCAtcacaacaacagcaacaacaatggtCACACTCAGAGCCACAGTCACACTAATCACCCCCATGCCCATTCCCCACACCAAAgtcaccaccaccacccccacCAGCAGCAGCCCCAAATGCACACCCATCACCACCCGCATTCGAGTCCACCACAGCAGAATAACAGTTACCGCCACAGTTACCCACCGCATTCCCCGAACTCCCCACCACACAGCAACGGTCATACCAACAGCAACACTAGCAATCCGAGTAGTCAGCGTCCTACTCAGCAGCCTTATGGCAGTAGTACTAGTCCCCAACTAGCCAATCCGAACCACAATTCCTATCCCAGTTACTACGAGATGTGTCCGGGAAGTGGTGGATCTGGCACACAGACCCACACCTATGGATCCATGTCGGTATCCCTGGTGAGACTGAATCCCGCCCGTTTGTGCCTAACGCTAGGTCCTGCCACGCCTCCACCCGCCCAGCGAGTAGTCTCCTTCAGTCCCCGCTCCCACTccaattccagctccaattcCAACTCCAGTTCCAGTTCGAATTCTCGAAGCTCCAGCGATCGTGATCAGTATCATTATAGCCCACCGCCATTCGGTCAGAACCATCATCCCAATACCAGTCCACATCAGTACCAGTACCAGTACCATCCGCAACACCAGTACCATCCATTGCATAACCCACAGCAACAGACTAATCGCCAATCCCTCCCGCTAACACGAACGAATTCAAATTCAAGCAACGCAACAACTTTCAATTCAACCAATCCAACAACAAATAGTAATCCTACTGATGTTGTGAATGTAAATTCTTGTACCGATATAATTCCTCATGGGTCTTCTTCGTCTGCGTCTGCGTCGTCGATGCTGccccaacaacaacatcaaattaataacgcaTCCGCACCCATCAATAGCCACAGCCAGGGACAGGGACCCGGCAACTCGCCCAATCTTGGCCACAATCACCAGCGTGGCTACAACAACGGAAACAACGGAATCAACGGGAACAACAACCGTGGCATCGGGAATGGAATCGGTAATGGTAATGCCAACGGACCACCCGACTATATGAACTACCGACGTGGCCTATGTCCGGCCTTATCGCGGGACTATCCTGGGGGAAATGGCAATGGACACGGCCACAATGGTCGTCGCTATATGTCCGATCATCCCAACAACCCCTCCTCATCCATGAACGGCCTGCTCAATTCCGGACACCACCAGCGCAACTACAACGATAGGAACTTGAACAAC CACTTTGGAAACTCTGACCAAGGCGGTCCAGACCATCGCGATCGAGCTGAGGGCTCATCATACAACTTTATGCGTAACGGAGGTAGCGGAGGAGGCTATGGTCGCAATGGATCGCACTACCAGCACATGGCCTATGGAAACAACAATGGTGCCTCTACATCCTCGGGCGGTGGCCCGGGGCTGATGGGAGAACTTCCCTCGGGATCGGGCCTGTCGGGCTCCTCGCTGTCGCTGAACAATGGACCCGGCGGACCCAACGGGCTCAACTCGGACAGTCCGTCGCGCAAGCGTCGTCGCATCTCGGGAAGACCCCAGAACGGGTCGCAGCCCCAACACCGCTGCCCGATGACCCAC ATGCAGCAGGGAAGTCCGCCGCTTCGACGTCCGCGTTTGCGCGATGTGGCCACCTCcacgcagcagcagcagcaacagcagcaatatGGCCAGCAGGTTCACCatccccagcagcagcaacagcagcagcagccgcctTCTAACTACCACCCGATGCACCACCATCAGCCCCAGCCCCACTATGTCCCCCAGCAACAGGTGCCACCGCCGCATGTCCAGCGTTCTCCATGGGATTTGGGCGGAGGAAGTGGAGGAAGCACTGGTGGAGCAACCTCGAGCAGCTCGGTGGGTCCCATTTTGCAGCAGGTGCAGGCACCGCCGCAGCCACCGAGTCACCAGCAAGCAGTGGGCTATCCACCGGCACCACCGCAGCCCACCTCCCTGATGGTGGACCTGAATCTGAACCAGGTGCCCGTGAGCCTGCAGCTGCGTCCCTCGGAGCCCTTCTGGGCCTCCTTCTGCACGTATCCCATACCGGCGCAGGCTAGGCTGGCACCCTGCCACCTGCATGGTGTCTACACGCAGCCCTTCCCCACCGCCCCGCCTCCTGGACTGGCTGCTCCGCCGCTccagcaacaacatcagccACTCATACAGG CCCAGCAAATGATAGCCCAGGCCACGTTGAccgcccagcagcagcagcgggatGTGGTGGCCATTGCGACGGCCAATCTGGGACCCATCGAAGCACCCGGTGCCCATGGCCATCCGCATGCCCATCCCCATGCTCATCCGCATGCCCATCAGCTGCCGCCGGGCATCCACATCACCCCGTTGAGCGGAGCAGCGGCTGCGGCCGCCACCCATCACCTACATTCCACGGCGGCAGCTGCAGCGGCCGTTGCCGCCCAGGCCAGCGCCCAGATGTCCGCCGGCCCGCAGCAGATCATCATCTCATCGGACCGCCGCACATTCCCGCCCCACCGCCGCATACCGCGCTTCTGGCCGGCGAACCATGGCCACCGGCACGTCCTGCCGCCGCAGTCGCTGGCCGCCCACCAGGCTCCGGTGCAGATCCAGGCCACGTCGGGCATCATCAACCCCGGCTTCTTGCTGAACTTCCT TGCCATGTTCCCGCTGTCGCCGTACAACCAACATGACCTGAGCTCCGGGGACACCAATGAGACGGAGAACTACGAGGCACTGCTCAGCCTGGCCGAGCGTttgggcgaggccaagccaaGGGGACTCACCCGCAACGAGATCGATCAGTTGCCCAGCTACAAGTTCAACCCGGAGGTGCACAATG GCGATCAATCATCCTGTGTGGTGTGCATGTGTGACTTTGAACTGCGCCAGTTGCTGCGCGTCCTGCCCTGCTCCCACGAATTCCATGCCAAGTGCGTGGACAAATGGCTGCGG TCGAATCGCACCTGCCCGATTTGCCGGGGCAACGCATCCGACTACTTCGATGGCGCCGATCAGCAGCAACAGGCGCAGGCACAGGCGGCATCCGGGGCAACGGCCGCCCTGAGTGGCACTTCCGGCGGAAATGGCGGAGTGGCAGGCACTTCCGCGGCAGCGTCCAACACCGCCAATCCGCAGCAGAGCCAAGCGGCCTAA
- the LOC119563486 gene encoding uncharacterized protein DDB_G0283357 isoform X2, which produces MLNSNASSGNLGNGNNNNNNNHGGSSRRPFSRNSSSNRSHRGGGGGLGGRMLYSPHPHPHAHVQQQQQQQQQQQGQQRSGNNNNNSLLPGHSPWCNVNLNGGNSNNNNNGGNINNNNSNNNVNNKDANPNCHSQGQGPGNSPNLGHNHQRGYNNGNNGINGNNNRGIGNGIGNGNANGPPDYMNYRRGLCPALSRDYPGGNGNGHGHNGRRYMSDHPNNPSSSMNGLLNSGHHQRNYNDRNLNNHFGNSDQGGPDHRDRAEGSSYNFMRNGGSGGGYGRNGSHYQHMAYGNNNGASTSSGGGPGLMGELPSGSGLSGSSLSLNNGPGGPNGLNSDSPSRKRRRISGRPQNGSQPQHRCPMTHMQQGSPPLRRPRLRDVATSTQQQQQQQQYGQQVHHPQQQQQQQQPPSNYHPMHHHQPQPHYVPQQQVPPPHVQRSPWDLGGGSGGSTGGATSSSSVGPILQQVQAPPQPPSHQQAVGYPPAPPQPTSLMVDLNLNQVPVSLQLRPSEPFWASFCTYPIPAQARLAPCHLHGVYTQPFPTAPPPGLAAPPLQQQHQPLIQAQQMIAQATLTAQQQQRDVVAIATANLGPIEAPGAHGHPHAHPHAHPHAHQLPPGIHITPLSGAAAAAATHHLHSTAAAAAAVAAQASAQMSAGPQQIIISSDRRTFPPHRRIPRFWPANHGHRHVLPPQSLAAHQAPVQIQATSGIINPGFLLNFLAMFPLSPYNQHDLSSGDTNETENYEALLSLAERLGEAKPRGLTRNEIDQLPSYKFNPEVHNGDQSSCVVCMCDFELRQLLRVLPCSHEFHAKCVDKWLRSNRTCPICRGNASDYFDGADQQQQAQAQAASGATAALSGTSGGNGGVAGTSAAASNTANPQQSQAA; this is translated from the exons atgcTCAACTCGAATGCCAGCAGTGGCAACTTGggcaacggcaacaacaacaacaacaacaatcatGGGGGCAGCAGCCGGCGACCTTTTTCCCGCAACTCCTCGTCGAACCGCTCGCATCGCGGCGGAGGGGGCGGATTGGGAGGTCGTATGCTCTACTCGCCACACCCACATCCGCACGCCCAcgtccagcagcagcagcagcaacaacaacagcaacagggGCAGCAGCGCtccggcaacaacaacaacaacagcctTTTACCTGGCCACAGTCCCTGGTGCAACGTCAATTTGAACggcggcaacagcaacaacaacaacaacggtggcaacatcaacaacaacaacagcaacaacaatgtcAATAACAAAGATGCAAACCCAAATTG CCACAGCCAGGGACAGGGACCCGGCAACTCGCCCAATCTTGGCCACAATCACCAGCGTGGCTACAACAACGGAAACAACGGAATCAACGGGAACAACAACCGTGGCATCGGGAATGGAATCGGTAATGGTAATGCCAACGGACCACCCGACTATATGAACTACCGACGTGGCCTATGTCCGGCCTTATCGCGGGACTATCCTGGGGGAAATGGCAATGGACACGGCCACAATGGTCGTCGCTATATGTCCGATCATCCCAACAACCCCTCCTCATCCATGAACGGCCTGCTCAATTCCGGACACCACCAGCGCAACTACAACGATAGGAACTTGAACAAC CACTTTGGAAACTCTGACCAAGGCGGTCCAGACCATCGCGATCGAGCTGAGGGCTCATCATACAACTTTATGCGTAACGGAGGTAGCGGAGGAGGCTATGGTCGCAATGGATCGCACTACCAGCACATGGCCTATGGAAACAACAATGGTGCCTCTACATCCTCGGGCGGTGGCCCGGGGCTGATGGGAGAACTTCCCTCGGGATCGGGCCTGTCGGGCTCCTCGCTGTCGCTGAACAATGGACCCGGCGGACCCAACGGGCTCAACTCGGACAGTCCGTCGCGCAAGCGTCGTCGCATCTCGGGAAGACCCCAGAACGGGTCGCAGCCCCAACACCGCTGCCCGATGACCCAC ATGCAGCAGGGAAGTCCGCCGCTTCGACGTCCGCGTTTGCGCGATGTGGCCACCTCcacgcagcagcagcagcaacagcagcaatatGGCCAGCAGGTTCACCatccccagcagcagcaacagcagcagcagccgcctTCTAACTACCACCCGATGCACCACCATCAGCCCCAGCCCCACTATGTCCCCCAGCAACAGGTGCCACCGCCGCATGTCCAGCGTTCTCCATGGGATTTGGGCGGAGGAAGTGGAGGAAGCACTGGTGGAGCAACCTCGAGCAGCTCGGTGGGTCCCATTTTGCAGCAGGTGCAGGCACCGCCGCAGCCACCGAGTCACCAGCAAGCAGTGGGCTATCCACCGGCACCACCGCAGCCCACCTCCCTGATGGTGGACCTGAATCTGAACCAGGTGCCCGTGAGCCTGCAGCTGCGTCCCTCGGAGCCCTTCTGGGCCTCCTTCTGCACGTATCCCATACCGGCGCAGGCTAGGCTGGCACCCTGCCACCTGCATGGTGTCTACACGCAGCCCTTCCCCACCGCCCCGCCTCCTGGACTGGCTGCTCCGCCGCTccagcaacaacatcagccACTCATACAGG CCCAGCAAATGATAGCCCAGGCCACGTTGAccgcccagcagcagcagcgggatGTGGTGGCCATTGCGACGGCCAATCTGGGACCCATCGAAGCACCCGGTGCCCATGGCCATCCGCATGCCCATCCCCATGCTCATCCGCATGCCCATCAGCTGCCGCCGGGCATCCACATCACCCCGTTGAGCGGAGCAGCGGCTGCGGCCGCCACCCATCACCTACATTCCACGGCGGCAGCTGCAGCGGCCGTTGCCGCCCAGGCCAGCGCCCAGATGTCCGCCGGCCCGCAGCAGATCATCATCTCATCGGACCGCCGCACATTCCCGCCCCACCGCCGCATACCGCGCTTCTGGCCGGCGAACCATGGCCACCGGCACGTCCTGCCGCCGCAGTCGCTGGCCGCCCACCAGGCTCCGGTGCAGATCCAGGCCACGTCGGGCATCATCAACCCCGGCTTCTTGCTGAACTTCCT TGCCATGTTCCCGCTGTCGCCGTACAACCAACATGACCTGAGCTCCGGGGACACCAATGAGACGGAGAACTACGAGGCACTGCTCAGCCTGGCCGAGCGTttgggcgaggccaagccaaGGGGACTCACCCGCAACGAGATCGATCAGTTGCCCAGCTACAAGTTCAACCCGGAGGTGCACAATG GCGATCAATCATCCTGTGTGGTGTGCATGTGTGACTTTGAACTGCGCCAGTTGCTGCGCGTCCTGCCCTGCTCCCACGAATTCCATGCCAAGTGCGTGGACAAATGGCTGCGG TCGAATCGCACCTGCCCGATTTGCCGGGGCAACGCATCCGACTACTTCGATGGCGCCGATCAGCAGCAACAGGCGCAGGCACAGGCGGCATCCGGGGCAACGGCCGCCCTGAGTGGCACTTCCGGCGGAAATGGCGGAGTGGCAGGCACTTCCGCGGCAGCGTCCAACACCGCCAATCCGCAGCAGAGCCAAGCGGCCTAA
- the LOC119563486 gene encoding RING finger protein 44 isoform X3: MRNGGSGGGYGRNGSHYQHMAYGNNNGASTSSGGGPGLMGELPSGSGLSGSSLSLNNGPGGPNGLNSDSPSRKRRRISGRPQNGSQPQHRCPMTHMQQGSPPLRRPRLRDVATSTQQQQQQQQYGQQVHHPQQQQQQQQPPSNYHPMHHHQPQPHYVPQQQVPPPHVQRSPWDLGGGSGGSTGGATSSSSVGPILQQVQAPPQPPSHQQAVGYPPAPPQPTSLMVDLNLNQVPVSLQLRPSEPFWASFCTYPIPAQARLAPCHLHGVYTQPFPTAPPPGLAAPPLQQQHQPLIQAQQMIAQATLTAQQQQRDVVAIATANLGPIEAPGAHGHPHAHPHAHPHAHQLPPGIHITPLSGAAAAAATHHLHSTAAAAAAVAAQASAQMSAGPQQIIISSDRRTFPPHRRIPRFWPANHGHRHVLPPQSLAAHQAPVQIQATSGIINPGFLLNFLAMFPLSPYNQHDLSSGDTNETENYEALLSLAERLGEAKPRGLTRNEIDQLPSYKFNPEVHNGDQSSCVVCMCDFELRQLLRVLPCSHEFHAKCVDKWLRSNRTCPICRGNASDYFDGADQQQQAQAQAASGATAALSGTSGGNGGVAGTSAAASNTANPQQSQAA; this comes from the exons ATGCGTAACGGAGGTAGCGGAGGAGGCTATGGTCGCAATGGATCGCACTACCAGCACATGGCCTATGGAAACAACAATGGTGCCTCTACATCCTCGGGCGGTGGCCCGGGGCTGATGGGAGAACTTCCCTCGGGATCGGGCCTGTCGGGCTCCTCGCTGTCGCTGAACAATGGACCCGGCGGACCCAACGGGCTCAACTCGGACAGTCCGTCGCGCAAGCGTCGTCGCATCTCGGGAAGACCCCAGAACGGGTCGCAGCCCCAACACCGCTGCCCGATGACCCAC ATGCAGCAGGGAAGTCCGCCGCTTCGACGTCCGCGTTTGCGCGATGTGGCCACCTCcacgcagcagcagcagcaacagcagcaatatGGCCAGCAGGTTCACCatccccagcagcagcaacagcagcagcagccgcctTCTAACTACCACCCGATGCACCACCATCAGCCCCAGCCCCACTATGTCCCCCAGCAACAGGTGCCACCGCCGCATGTCCAGCGTTCTCCATGGGATTTGGGCGGAGGAAGTGGAGGAAGCACTGGTGGAGCAACCTCGAGCAGCTCGGTGGGTCCCATTTTGCAGCAGGTGCAGGCACCGCCGCAGCCACCGAGTCACCAGCAAGCAGTGGGCTATCCACCGGCACCACCGCAGCCCACCTCCCTGATGGTGGACCTGAATCTGAACCAGGTGCCCGTGAGCCTGCAGCTGCGTCCCTCGGAGCCCTTCTGGGCCTCCTTCTGCACGTATCCCATACCGGCGCAGGCTAGGCTGGCACCCTGCCACCTGCATGGTGTCTACACGCAGCCCTTCCCCACCGCCCCGCCTCCTGGACTGGCTGCTCCGCCGCTccagcaacaacatcagccACTCATACAGG CCCAGCAAATGATAGCCCAGGCCACGTTGAccgcccagcagcagcagcgggatGTGGTGGCCATTGCGACGGCCAATCTGGGACCCATCGAAGCACCCGGTGCCCATGGCCATCCGCATGCCCATCCCCATGCTCATCCGCATGCCCATCAGCTGCCGCCGGGCATCCACATCACCCCGTTGAGCGGAGCAGCGGCTGCGGCCGCCACCCATCACCTACATTCCACGGCGGCAGCTGCAGCGGCCGTTGCCGCCCAGGCCAGCGCCCAGATGTCCGCCGGCCCGCAGCAGATCATCATCTCATCGGACCGCCGCACATTCCCGCCCCACCGCCGCATACCGCGCTTCTGGCCGGCGAACCATGGCCACCGGCACGTCCTGCCGCCGCAGTCGCTGGCCGCCCACCAGGCTCCGGTGCAGATCCAGGCCACGTCGGGCATCATCAACCCCGGCTTCTTGCTGAACTTCCT TGCCATGTTCCCGCTGTCGCCGTACAACCAACATGACCTGAGCTCCGGGGACACCAATGAGACGGAGAACTACGAGGCACTGCTCAGCCTGGCCGAGCGTttgggcgaggccaagccaaGGGGACTCACCCGCAACGAGATCGATCAGTTGCCCAGCTACAAGTTCAACCCGGAGGTGCACAATG GCGATCAATCATCCTGTGTGGTGTGCATGTGTGACTTTGAACTGCGCCAGTTGCTGCGCGTCCTGCCCTGCTCCCACGAATTCCATGCCAAGTGCGTGGACAAATGGCTGCGG TCGAATCGCACCTGCCCGATTTGCCGGGGCAACGCATCCGACTACTTCGATGGCGCCGATCAGCAGCAACAGGCGCAGGCACAGGCGGCATCCGGGGCAACGGCCGCCCTGAGTGGCACTTCCGGCGGAAATGGCGGAGTGGCAGGCACTTCCGCGGCAGCGTCCAACACCGCCAATCCGCAGCAGAGCCAAGCGGCCTAA